CGGTCGTCGGCGGGTCGCGGATCGCGTTGTCCCGAGGCCTGCGCCCGGACCGGTTCGTCCAGGAGATCCGTCAGTACGGCGTCACCGTCGTCTCCTACACGTGGGCGATGCTGCGCGACGTCATCGATGACCCGTCGTTCTCGCTGGCGGGAAGCCATCCGGTCCGGTTGTTCATCGGCTCCGGCATGCCGACCGGTCTGTGGAAGCGCGTCATCGACGTCTTCCAGCCAGCCCACGTCGTCGAATTCTTCGCGACTTCGGACGGGCAGGCGGTGCTGGCCAACGTCTCGGGCGCCAAGATCGGCAGTAAGGGCAGGCCACTGCCCGGCAGCGGGGAGATCGCGCTGGCTGCCTACGACCCCGAGGACGACCTGATCCTCGAGGACGAGCGCGGCTTCGTGCGTCGCGCAGAGGCCAACGAGGTGGGCGTCCTGCTGGCCCGGCCGCGCGGACCGATCGACCCGACCGCCTCGATCAAACGCGGCGTCTTCGCCCCCGCGGACACGTGGGTGTCCACCGAATACCTTTTCCGGCGCGACGACGACGGCGACTACTGGCTCGTCGACAGCCGCGGGCTTGTCATTCACTCGCCGCGCGGTGTCGTCTTCGCCGCAACCGTGAACGACGCGGTCAGCCGACTTGACGCGGTCGATCTGGCGGTCACCTACGGCGTCGACGCCGGCGACCAGCATCTGGCCGTGACCGCGCTAGCACTCCGACCAGGAGGGACCATTCCATCGGCGGATCTGTCCGAAGCGCTCGCCGATCTGCCGGTCGGCAGCCCGCCCGATCTCGTGCACGTGGTGCCCGAGATGGCCCTCAGCGCGTCGTGCCGACCGCTCGTCAGCCCGCTGCGCGAGGCGGGGATCCCCAAACCGTCGCGTAACGCCTGGTACCTGGACCGCGATACGAATCGGTACAAGCGATTGACCGTCGCGGTACGCGCCGAGATCGTCGGTGGGTGACCGTCGCGGCCGTGCCGAGCGGTCGTGACGCTGTTAGGCTCCCCGCTGGCGGCAGGCCGTCGTCGGGTCGGGCAATTGGTGGTCTATCGCGCTGGAGGGTTGATGACATCGCAGACCGGTAAAGCTCGCGTCGACTGGCGCCGCGCCCTCGTCGGCGGAGTGCTCGCCGCCGGACTGATGTCGGGATTCGGTGCGTCGACGGCGTTCGCCCAGCCCGCCGAACCCACGAACCCGTCGCCCCCGCGCAGCTGCACCGGCGACGACTGCACCAAGGACGCGGAGGCCGCGGTGGCCGCCGCGGCAGGCTGCGAGCCGGACGACAAGAAGTGCTCCGAAGCGGCGAACAAGCCGAAGAAGGTGAACGGCGACCAGATCCTGCTGGCGATCTACGAGGAATACCGCTCGGGTGAGGGTGGCGGCCAGGTCTCCAAGCTGATCGACGACGCAGTGAATCTGCGCAAGCAGGGTTTCCCCATCTCCAGCGCGAACGCACAGGCGTTGCAGGACGCCCTGGACGACCGGCCCAACCAGAAGCCGCTGATCGAGGCGCTGCAGTCGGCTATTCAGTACCAGCGCAAGATCATGGAGCAGCAGGCGATGGCTGCGTCGCAGCAGCAGGGGCAATCTGGGCAAATGGGTACCGGTAGCGGCGGCGGCGCCGTGCCGATAATCCCGCCTCAGCAGGGCGGCCCCATCGCTCCGCAGGGCTGACGCGCGACCGTGCTCGACGAAAAGCTTCTTGCCATCCTCGTCTGCCCCGAGGACCGTGGTCCGCTCCTTCTGGTGGAGGACGAGTGTCTGTACAACCCGAGGCTGCGGCGCGCGTACCGCATCGATGACGGTGTTCCGGTCCTACTGGTCGACGAGGCCGTCACGGTGACCGACGACGCCGAACACAACCGGTTGCTCGGGCGGGCGTCAGGAGAAGCCGGGTAGGTCCCCGGTGAGGTAGCGCTGCAGGTTCGGGCCGATCGTTTCGGCGATCTGTTCCACTGGCAGCGATTTGAACGGTTCGAGCTCGAGAACATAGCGCGCCATCACCACGCCGACCAACTGCGAAGCGACGAATTGCACACGGATGGGCCCACTTCCGGGCGGGTTGTCCACGCGGGAGCCGACCTCCTTCGCGATGATCTCCTGCAGGAACGACCGAATGAGCGAGGTTTCGCTGCCGGCGAGGATCGATCGCAACGTGGCGAGAAATCCCTTACCCATCTCGGAGTCCCACAACGGCAACAGCAGCGACGGCAGCGTGTAGCCGATCTCCTCGACGGGGATTTCTCGCAACGGAGCGATGATCTGCATCGGGTCGATCGGGATGTGGATCGCCGCGGCGAATAGCTGGGTCTTGGTCCCGTAGTAGTGATGGACAAGCGCGGGATCCACATCTGCGTCGGCGGCGATCGCACGTATCGAGGTCTTGTCGATCCCATTGCGGGCGAACAGCTCCCGCGCACTGGTGAGAATGCGTTCGCGCGTATCCGACGTCCCCGGCGGTCGCCCGGGACGTCTGCGCTCGGTGTTGGTCGTCAAGGCCGTTACGGTGTCCTTCGTCGTAGCGTTGCCGCCGCCAGGACCATCGAAACGACCGCGAAGCCGATGACAACCGCGATGTCTCGTATCGCGATGAACGTCGGATCCGGGTACGCACCGACCTGTTGCAGCGCTTCAAGAGCGTAGCTGGCGGGCAGCACATTGCTGATCCACTGCAGCCATTCGGGCATTGCCGCGCGCGGCACGACGACTCCGCACAGCAGCAGCTGTGGCGCGATCACCAGAGGCATGAACTGCACCGCTTGAAATTCCGTGCGGGCGAACGCGCTACACAGCAGGCCCAGGCCGACCCCGAGGACCGCGTTGATGATCGCGATGAGGAATACCAGTGCGGGACTGCCCGCCGTGTCGAAGCCGAGGAGCCAGAACGACACGATGCAGGCGAGCGTGGCCTGGGCGGCGGCGGCGATCGAGAATGCGGTGCCGTATGCGGCGAGCAGGTCCAGGCGGCGCAGGGGAGTGGTGAGGATTCGTTCCAACGTGCCCGAAACCCGTTCTCGCTGCATGGTTATCGACGTGATCAGGAACATCACGATGAGGGGGAACAGACCCAGCATGATCAGGCATACGTTGTTGAACGGCGTCGGTGCACCCGGAGGGTGCGGTGCGTCCCGGAACATGTAGTAGATCAGCGTCATGATGAGACTCGGAATGAGGAGGATCATCGCGACGCTGCGGTGATCGGCGGCGAGTTGGCGCAGGATTCGCGTGGTGGTGGCCAGGTAGGCCTGCGGGCTCAGCCGGCTTCGAGTTGTCTGGTCGCGGTGCTGTGCCTGATGACGGACAGAAACGCGTCCTCCAGTGACTGACATCCCGTGTCCTCTCGCAACTTCGTGGGTGTGGTGTGCGCGAGCAGCCTGCCGTCGCGCATCAGCAGCAGGTCACCGCAGTGATCGGCTTCGTCCATGACGTGGCTCGACACGATGAGCGTCGTGCCGCGGTCGGAGATTTCGCGGAACCGCTCCCACAGTTCGACCCGTAAGACGGGGTCGAGCCCGACGGTGGGCTCGTCGAGCACCAGCAGGTCGGGGTGGGACACCAGCGCGCAGGCCAGTGACGCGCGGGTGCGTTGGCCGCCGGAAAGGTTGCCGCACAGGGCGGTTCGGTGATCGTCGAGTCCGACGGCGGCGATCGCATGGTCGGCATCCGCGTGGTCGGCGCCAGTCAGCGCCGCGAAGTAGCGGACATTGTCGATGACCCGCAGATCGTCGTAGATGGTCGGGTTCTGCGTGACGTACCCGACGCGGTGCCGCAGCTCGGCCGAGCCGGCCGGGCGTCCGAGCACCGTGACGGTGCCCGCGGCGACGATCTGGGTGCCGACGATGCAGCGCATCAGCGTCGTCTTGCCGCATCCGGAGGGGCCGAGCAGCCCGGTGATCGTGCCCCGTGCGATCTGGACCGAGATGTCGTCGAGCGCGACGCGTTTACCGCGGATGACCCGCAGATCTCGCACGTCGACCGCAATGTCGACGCCGGGGTGAAGCAATTCATCGTGCGATGAACTCATCATATGATGAATAATCCTCTGGGTCGATGGGCAAGTCAATGCCTGCTCCCGGGCAGAATCGCTGCGGTGAGTGCGCGTCAGTTGTCGGTAGACCCTCTCAGCGCAGCGCGCCGCC
The nucleotide sequence above comes from Mycolicibacterium moriokaense. Encoded proteins:
- a CDS encoding Trm112 family protein, with protein sequence MLDEKLLAILVCPEDRGPLLLVEDECLYNPRLRRAYRIDDGVPVLLVDEAVTVTDDAEHNRLLGRASGEAG
- a CDS encoding TetR/AcrR family transcriptional regulator translates to MTTNTERRRPGRPPGTSDTRERILTSARELFARNGIDKTSIRAIAADADVDPALVHHYYGTKTQLFAAAIHIPIDPMQIIAPLREIPVEEIGYTLPSLLLPLWDSEMGKGFLATLRSILAGSETSLIRSFLQEIIAKEVGSRVDNPPGSGPIRVQFVASQLVGVVMARYVLELEPFKSLPVEQIAETIGPNLQRYLTGDLPGFS
- a CDS encoding ABC transporter permease yields the protein MSVTGGRVSVRHQAQHRDQTTRSRLSPQAYLATTTRILRQLAADHRSVAMILLIPSLIMTLIYYMFRDAPHPPGAPTPFNNVCLIMLGLFPLIVMFLITSITMQRERVSGTLERILTTPLRRLDLLAAYGTAFSIAAAAQATLACIVSFWLLGFDTAGSPALVFLIAIINAVLGVGLGLLCSAFARTEFQAVQFMPLVIAPQLLLCGVVVPRAAMPEWLQWISNVLPASYALEALQQVGAYPDPTFIAIRDIAVVIGFAVVSMVLAAATLRRRTP
- a CDS encoding ABC transporter ATP-binding protein → MMSSSHDELLHPGVDIAVDVRDLRVIRGKRVALDDISVQIARGTITGLLGPSGCGKTTLMRCIVGTQIVAAGTVTVLGRPAGSAELRHRVGYVTQNPTIYDDLRVIDNVRYFAALTGADHADADHAIAAVGLDDHRTALCGNLSGGQRTRASLACALVSHPDLLVLDEPTVGLDPVLRVELWERFREISDRGTTLIVSSHVMDEADHCGDLLLMRDGRLLAHTTPTKLREDTGCQSLEDAFLSVIRHSTATRQLEAG